AGCCCGGCGAACGCGACCTTGACCACACTGTCGAACCACGGCATCCGCTGCGGGACGAGCACCGCCAGCGGAACCAGCAGGAGCACGTTGCCGACCAGCTGCAGCCACGGCAGCAGGTCGCCGGGCCCGGCGGTCAGCGCCATCGACACGTCCCGGCCGAGATCGGTCCGCACGGGTTCCACGGCGGGCGGCTGCGGCATGAAGACGAGGAACCCGACGCACAGCAGCGAGCAGACCAGCGCTCCGTCGAGCACCGGCTCCCGCGGGTCACAGCCGCGACGCAGCACGGCCGAGCCGATCCCGACCGCCACCGAGATCGGGAGCAGGACGGTCACCACCGGGACGAATCCGTCGAATGCCACGAGAACCTGCTGCACGTGCGCCGCACTTCCTCTGGCCGCCATCGCCAGGAACACCCGAGCACCCCGGACAGATCCACAGTGGATCCGACCGGTGACCCGGAAACCGTTGGGAATCCAGCAATTTCCAGCGGTCGGCGTTGACCGGGGAACCGTTGAGCGTCAGGTCTCGGCAGCGGCCGGGCGGCGCCCGAAGGCCGCCACACCCCACCGCCGACGCGGGACGGCCGAGCGTTCCCGCAGGTGGGACGGTGCGCTGTCACCCCTCCAGGGCTCGCGGCACACCCACCTCCCGGCTCGACCCGCGTCACTCCTCGGGAGATCCGATACCGTTCAGGTCGCGCTCGAACATAACGAAGGGAGAACGGAACGGAAGCGCCCTGACCAAAACCCGCCAGGCGCTCTCGAATGTCCACTAGGGACGGTCAAGCGCATCGATCACCGGCCCACCAGTCGTTTTCACGCAGTGGACCACCGCGTGAGACATCCCGTTCACACGATTCACACCGGACGTGCAGAACCGGTGGTGTGAAGATCTGTGGAAAGAACGGTGAATTCCTCGCGTCGCGCCGATGTCCTCGCGTCGCGCCGACGCATCGGGTCCGCCGGCGCTCGACCCGAGCCGGGACGGCGCTGCTACGAGCGCGTACACCCGATCCCCTTCAGCGGCCGGCCGAGGCCTGTCCGGCGAAAGCTTCCGTACCGCCGCAGCAGGGGACGAGAGCCGCGGTTCGCGGGTGCGGCTAGCGACCGAAGAACGTGGCGGCTTCGTTGCGTGGGCCACAGCATCGTGCTGCTCCCACCGACCGAGCTCACGTTCGGCGATAGTGCGGCGAGATCGTGTCGGGTCAAGACAGCTAACGGTAGGTCACAGGACGGCAGTGGCGTCAGGTCAGGTGTTCTCCGGGGAGAGCCTTCCCGCTTCCAGAACCACCGCGTCCTGGACGCACCGCTCCACTGGCCGCGCCTGACGAGCTCAATCTGCTCTCGAACCTTTTTGCTCGGCGCGAGACGTGGGCGCGCCCCACCTCGCGGACGCTGCACAAGATCAGTTGGTGAATGCTTCCCGGCCTGGCCGCCGCACCGGCCGTCTCGGTCTCAGCCCCTGGAGCAGCAACACCGCTTCGCTGCTCCACTCGAGCGAACTTCTGTTGAACTCGATCAAGTGAACTGAAACCGGAGTCATCCGCTGGCACACTTACTGTGCGTGACGGGACTGACGCATCAGGTACGAGAGTGGCTGATTTCGCTCGACGAAGTTGAGCTGGGCACCGTTCTTACCGTGTGCGATCGACTGCGCTCCGCCGCGAAGCTGCCCCAAGCTCCCAAGCGGTCCTCAGCGACGTCGCGCGACCAAGCCGCATGCCGCGTCTGGGCGCGGCGAGCCTCCGGACCTGAGCTCGAGCACGTCGTCACCAGCACAGTGCCCGCTTTAGCCAAGTTGCTCACCGAGCACTACGGCTGGCCTCCTGAGGACGTCACAAACCCGGATCTCGAGCAGCTCACCGAGATGCTGACCACGCTGGGCCGCCCGATCGGCATGCTCGGTCTCTACGCCCTGCTGCTGGCGGACCAGCCAGCGAGCCAAATGGCCAGAGAACATCGCGGGACCTTGGAGAAGTCGCTGCAGACAGCGAGCGTGAAAGGGGTCCCCGAGGAGAAGAACGACTGCTCACAAGCACGAACTCCGCACCTCGTCGCGAACGACGGTGGATCATCTGCGGACTTCGTCCGAGCACGTTGCGAGTCGACCGAGCTCGATGAAGCAGCGCTCGACCACCTGACGGAGATCTTGGCCAACCTGCGAGAAGCTGCCGCGGTCTTAGCGAATCGTCTGCGTGCAACTGCTGTTGAAGTCGAAGCCGGAAACGCTGTTGATCCGGAACTAAACGCCTCGCTCTCCGAGTACGACGAATTACGTGCGAGCTTGGCGTCGAAACTGGTCAGATACGACCCCGCATGCACCACTACCAATTTCGACGACGTCGAGCAGCGGCTCGAAGTGTGGCGCTCCGACCTCACGAGCCGAAATCTCGAACGAAACGGAATCACCGAGAAGATCGACAGACTTCGAGAAACGATAGCCAACCTCGATCAACTGATCGCGAGCAACCCGGTGTCTGGACTACTGGACGCCCGGGCGCAGTACGAGAAGCAATTGGAACAGCTGGAGCGGTCCCGCGCAGGAGTCGCCAACTGCACCGACACCGTCGCCAAAGACAACCAGCCACTAGTAGACGGGAACGACGACACTCCGTCGCCAGCCGAGGAAAACAACCCTTCTACCGTCGAACGAGAGACTGCACCAGAACAGCGAGACGCGGCTGTCACCCCACGCCGGCCCGCCGGGCATGACCTCACAGTGGCGGAGCCGAAGCCGGAGGCGGGGCCCGAGGTCACTGGGATGACCGAAGATGCCGCCCCCTCGGCAGAATCACCGCTCAACTCCCCGTGGGAGGAAGGTACGCCACCTGTGGCCGTGGCGTTGGTGGAATCGGGTCGGCTCGCCGAAGCGTACTGGGTAACCGCGATGTCTGCCGAACCGGACCGCCGCAGCGACGTCCTGCGCTTCGCCACCGCTGCCTACGGGGCACACAGCAGCGAAGACGCAACCGCTGTACTGGGATCGATCACGCTGAACGCTCAGGAACTCAGCCGAGACACCGACGCTGCCGTCCTCGCCCTCACCGGCCTTCTACGCGCTGGCTTGGTCGCTGGTTGGGGTCCCCAGCTCCTCCCTCAACTCGAAACAGCACTCAGTGCGCTGTCCGTTCCTTGGCAGGAGCTGCTCAAGACTGCCATCCGCGCGACGCGGCACCAGTACAAGATCGAGCCTGGCGTGGGCCTGCGCGCGACTGCTGACACCGACGAAGTCCGCACCGAGTTGGGAAGACGCGCCGCGAGTCTCGCCGCCGACCTCCCGCATCGGAAGAACGCCTACCAAAGGGGCACGCGGGTACTGCAACGCTTGACCCGCGAAGGCCAGCCCTTGCACGAGGGTCTACAGGCGGTGATCTCCTGGTCCAATGGCACCGGGAGCAGTGAGCAACTCGCCTCCATGCTGGCAAAACTCACCGGAGAAGACGCGGCCGACGACCTGATCGATGAAGCCGACGCCGCAGTCCGCACACCGAAGCAAGCGAGGGAGCCCATCATCGCTGGGGCCCGGCGTGGGCTTCGACGGGCGATCGAAGAGGTTGCCACCCTCGTTCGGGAAGCACACGCCGTCAGCGTCCGGATCAACTCGTCGGGTCCTTCTGACAGGGACATCGACGCCGCACTCGCGAGTGCTCTTTCGCGTGTCCTGGATGAACCGGCTCCACCAAGCATGGCCGGTAGTGCGCTCAAACTGCTGCGGGAGTGGCTGACCGAACCCAACAGGGTGCCCGCCTCCCCGAGCCGTCAGATGGCAGCGACCGGCGACGACGGCACGGCTGAACCGACGACTGATGTCTTGCTCCCACTCACCGACCTGCCGTGGACCGCCGACGGTCGTCCTGATCACGATCATCCCGACACCTCTGCGGTGCTCGCTCGGCTGACCGAGCCGTTCGACATCGAAAAGGCTGTATCGGAGTATTGCGAGCGCGGCGACCTACCCAAAGCTAGACGCATACTCGAGCTCCACGGACTGAACTGCTGGGATGCGGAGATCGACGAGACGCGCCTGCGGCAAAAGATTGCAGCCGCCAAGCACGATTGGGCTGATCGTCACCGCAAGGAGATGACCGAGGCCCGTGACCTGTTCGCTCGCGTCCGCGCACAGAACCTGCTGACGCCAAGCGAGGACAGCACCGTCAGCGGGCGGATCGAAGCCCTCTCCGCAGTTCCGGACGACGATTACTGCGCAGCATCTCGCCAGCTCACCGACCTCGTCGGTGAGCTGACGAACCGACAGCAAGCCCGTATCGAGGAGATCGGCGCACAATTGCACGATCTGCAGGTGTCTGATGTGGATCGCGGTCGAATTCGCCGTCTGCTCGACGAGGGCGATACCGTCACCGCGACCGAGTTCCTTTCGTTCGTCCGGGAAGGCAAACCGCTGCCCGACCACTCCGATCCGGGCACTGACGACCTCAGCCAGTTCACGGAGTTCCTCGGAGAGGGGTTCCGGAGGAAGTTGGACGCTCCTCTCACGAGCGCGCACCGATGGGCCGAGCTGGCCACGCCGGACACACCACTGACCGACGCCGCTAGCAACGGGATCGACGCGTGGGACTTCCTAGCCGACCCGACTGGGCGTGGCAGGAACAGCCTTGCAGACGGCGTTCGGAGCATCCTCTACACACTCGGCCTGAACTGCACCTCTCGTCCTATCG
This region of Saccharopolyspora hordei genomic DNA includes:
- a CDS encoding VanZ family protein: MAFDGFVPVVTVLLPISVAVGIGSAVLRRGCDPREPVLDGALVCSLLCVGFLVFMPQPPAVEPVRTDLGRDVSMALTAGPGDLLPWLQLVGNVLLLVPLAVLVPQRMPWFDSVVKVAFAGLLLSVSIELTQFLVVPGRVAATDDVVCNTLGAAVGGILARMPHWLGSRPQHSATGRSEHTVWALIAKVEQERRTPQERRVLAERRVLPARRVLPARRVLPERRVLAERRVLTESRSR